The DNA window CGGCAACTTGGTCCACATGCTGGAATTACCAACTTTTCGGGGCCTCGGGCAGCCAAAGCAATTCTGCTGGTCCTCTCCATATTCATGGGGTTTCTGGACGCCATTTGCAATTCGAATGCAGTGCATTTCCGGTTTTCGGAAATGCATTTCCGCTTCCGCCGGCCGTTGCTCTGCAGCTCCGCAGCCTTGCAGCAGTGCAGCGTTCGCCACAGTTTGCTGCAcatcaatttgaaatttgacaGATGCGCTCAAAACTAATGCACTTACTGGCCATTCAACCAATTTGGTTACACGATTTTGATACAATTTATTGCATTGCACGCCCCACTGCCCGACCACTTGtgaaattgatttgattttattagCATTTTATGCGATTTGCCCACGTGTCCGTGGAGCGAGTTGCCCGgggaattaaattaaacacgTTCTGCTCGGTCGGCCAGCAGAAAGTGctctccacacacacacacacacgcaccgaCCTAGTGTGGCCAGTGGAACAGTGAACCAGGTGGACCAGCCATTTCTCATTGTTTGCCCACAGCCGGTTTTCCTCGCTTTTCCTTCTTCctgtggccacgcccccatgcgcacacaaaaacacacgcCGGCGACCATTACACTGAAAAATCCGCAGTAATCGGTCTATCTTTATAAACACCAAAGTCGTGATTAACTATTTAAGCTAATTTTGTTAGTTCTCTAATTAGTATGGCATAAAGTAAATTCCCTTATGCATAAAACTGAAATTAATGCATTgttgaaagtatttaaagtATTGTCGGAAAATGTTCCCGATACACCACAATAAAGAGTTAAAACACGGCTGAGTCGCAGTTGAATGCGTGTTTGCCATATCGAATTTCACACTTTCCCCCCTGCGTTTCCCCCCGCAGTGCTTTCTTTGGGCGGGAAAAGCGTGAAAAGAAACAATGGAAACAGGAAAATTCGGTGGCAACAAAAAGAGGCAATCAATGAAACGCTTTTGCTGTTGCACCCGTCACCTGccaatgcaactgcaactacAAATCCATCTGTGTGTTGGATTTTGCTATCTCATCCTTAATGTGTTTCCCGCTTTTTGCCTGCCGTACATCATATTTCACATCAGATATGGGTGCTTCCCCGCTTGGTAATGACAGCAAAATAACGATATCGTCAGCAATTCAGCAAATGACAGGATACCCCAATTTCGGGTGTCTCGTCAACAGAACGTTATTGagaaatgtaataaataagtaaacttTAATTATAGATGACATCTTCATATGCAAAAGCACCCGCAAAATTCAATGGGAACACGAAGCCCGTGCCAGTGGTAACTGAAATGGGAGCACTAGTTTCCAATTCAAGGACTCTTAATTGGACGTAATTATGGCTTGACCTGACTGCCATGTCAGATCCCAGCTGCACTCGACCCCAGTTCACACTAACGTGCCGACCAGTTCCGCTGACCGCAGTGGGAGGTCCTTGCTGCCAGGACCAGCTTTTTGGCCTGGATGTGCCAGATCAGCGGGGGCCGGGCCTGCAGGATGCCCTCTTTAAGAGCGTGTGAGCCGGGCAAGTTTTGAGcacataataaatatttattaggcccgctgctgctggccaaaatttaatttgttttcattaagCCGGGCAAAGCGCTTAAGACAGCTGCAAACATACAGTTCAGCTTCCTTGAGTGCAATTTGGTTAGACTCGTAAAAATGAAGAGCCAATTGGCTcaaaactttaaaaactttaatggCAATGTGTCTATTTTTATAGATAGAAAACACGAATTTAACAGTTTAGTTTGAAGACAGTCTACGttccatttgcatttattgCTGTGGAATGCTTCAACGAATGTATTATTTTTACGTTGCCTCTTAGCGGAATTGGCAttcttaaattattaaaacatgTCATAACCGCCAAGTGTTTCAGGTTAGGCAGGCTTGACTGTATAATGCGTACGCATCCCTCCGAGGAGTTGGGTGCTGCGAAAATATGCTTGAAATTAAAAAGGGTATTCTCTCTGGGGTCCTCAATGTCAGCGTCGTCGCCTTGACGTGGCCAAAAACATTTCGCTGGCTTAATTGCGCGCAAGCCAAGCAGATAAaaaagcgaaatgaaaaagtttgggaaaagcgggaaaaacgCAAAAACGCGAAACAAAAGCGCTCAAAGCGAGGAGAAAAGCGCGTTCAACGATGAAATCGGTGGGGGGGGTCCTTCATTTTTGGACGGTGGCGAAGTAacataacaaaacaaaattaaagtaaatatgCGCCCGGATCCACAGACAAAGTAGAAAGGCAAACAAAGCCGAGATCCTGACAAGGGGTCGAGCGACAGGAGCCAGGAGAGCCAAGAGAGACAAGGATGACAGTAAACCAAATCACAATTAACTGAGaatgacgaaaaataacagcTCCAAAGGAGCAGCGAGCATGTGACAATGGGGCAGCTTTAAAGTGGTAAAAAAGGGGAAGCTCAAGGACGAAGAACCTGTCAtaaagcattttaattgcgCACCCACATCGCCTGAACTTGATTGGAAGTGCTGAGGTCTATTCAAATTGGACCCAAGGACAAAATGGAATATTTAATGATTGGAAAGGGGTTTTCGGGCTCTAATGCGCAGATTATAGTGACAATGACATGGCAGCGGAGCTCTAATAAATGTCTGGTAAGCAATGAGGTTACTATTATCCCTGGTATATGTGAAAATTCCGCAGTGGTAAGTCTAATAACTGAAATTTTATTGCGAGTTACTTAAAAGGCTGCGCATGAACTTCTTATAATTTGACAAATTAAAATCTTTCCCGTTCCTAGATTCCTAAATATTGTTCTGGCGGTGGCATCGTCGCACAGCATCGTTGAACTCCTTGCACACACTGAGATCGTAATTTTCCTCGATGCACTTCAAGAACTGCTTCATTTCCTTGGCGCATGGACCTTCCTCGACCAAATCGCTGTGGCGCGGCTGCTGGTCTCCCCGCCTCAATAGCCCGGTTATCCCTGATCCGATGGCGTGACCCACAGCTGATCCTGCTGCCACGCCCGCTGCATGGGCAGCCGCTTCCTTGAATACCATTTCGGAACTCTTGACGGCGGGCACCAACACAGGCATATAGTTTGAGCGGCCTGCTGATACCGAAAAACTTCTCCGCTTGCGCGACATCTTTTCTCCTCTTTTCCAGGCTTtaaatttatgtatatttcgTGTCGAGTAAAATTAGACTTTTAAAAAGTAGATTTGAATTTAGAATGACACATGTGCCATTTTGATGGCTTGCTCATAGACACCTGGCCTGCTCCGGGAATCCTTTTTACAGCTGTGACAGCTAATTTATATTGCATTCCCTGTCAGCTAATTGCTAAGTGGATGCAACAGCGCCACCTGGTGGCCAGAACCCTGCAGCGAGGACGAAAAAAGGAATTCTAATTTGTTTTCCCTTCTCACTTTTTGCGTTtgcttttcccatttcccgcACTAATTACGAACACATAATGAATTTGTCGGCAAACGCGAGAGGTATAAAAGCAATACAAATACACAACTCCAACTGGCTTCCCTTTTAAAATTCCACCAAGGAGGGGGTTCATCTGGTGGGGATATGTGGCCCGCAAAATACACTGAACAAAATGTTAGCTTCAGAACTACTACTTAAATCTCTCTTGATATGAGACCTAAACTTAAGATGCAGCAAAGCAACAATGAATAATTTATACTGATTTATTGTTAAATGGTCTGTACATATAAacttaaaattgatttttttgaGTGTGTGTCCTTTTTTCCCAACGCTCGCACCCTTTTGACTTAAACAAGCGAAGGGCCTTAATGAACATCCCAAAAAACATTAACAAAATGGATTTTAGATTTTTGTTGCCGGTGGAACCGCATAGGAAATTGCTTTACCCGAAGAGTATTTCAAACAGCAAGAACTAGCGCTTTCGACTTTCCACAAAGTCAAACCTCTTTGCTTTTAGCGAGTGCAGCGGAAATTCTTTAATTGGCTGGCAGCATGCTAGAGTTGTGACTATTTTTGCTTTTGGGGGAGAAGCGAAAACACAGCGGCAATTAGCCGAACTGCCAAAAGTTTGGGCCTAATTTGAATTACGCAGTGCCCCATATGCTGAATTTTAGCAGCGAGTTCATGTGGCAAAcggaatatttcattaaattattGCCAACCGCAGAAAGCCGAAAACAGACCCGCTGCAAATGCCGCTTGATTGATGCTGTATTTAATGCCGCAGAGTGTGGAGTGTGGAAGGGGAATTCCCCCTTTAATGCTGGGTACGTGTTCATCAGCACTACACAATTTCCACTCCCTGTGTTATGAATATTTAAGCAAATTATATTTGCTCGCTGAAATTGTGTGCCACTTGCCGCCATGTGAATAAATGTGacagcagctgctgccacTTTCCGCTGCGAAAAAGTGGAAAGAACTCTACGCGATGCTAATTTCATTTTGTCTATTGTTTTGGCTACAACTTAATCGGCCCAACTCTCTTCACGATTCGCTACCAGCACTGTTTATAAATCAATCAACATCAATAATGTTTCGGCAAGCAAGATGGATGGCCTTGAGCTCTGGGATGCGTTGGATGGATCCCCGTTCTTGTTGGTGGCTGCCCGCATATCGCCAATTAATTTGCTTCTCCGAAGGCTTTTTCTACGTCGAAGCGGTCCTCGTAAAAAATGGAAGGCAATTGCTCAAATTGTAAATCGAAATTGATAGATAGCACCAATTGAGAGAACAAAAACCGAGGAGGAATATCATAATTTGGTTAAGAATGACAATAACATgtgtattttccattttccgaaGACATTTTGAGTTTTAATTTCACGAACTCGAGCACAAAAAGTCGGGGAACGCACcaatttttcatttgttttcctAAGCTTTCGACCCCAATTCATTTTTTACAAATTTCgagaaattttttttttgccaaattttcacttttttaaattttttttaaattcgattGCCGACCAAAAAGGATGTTTCTACGAGAGTGTGAAGGCGACAATTTTTCGATTTGGACTCCATTATCATTTTATTCCGAAAAAATGCCTATTCTTAAATaccatatgtacatatacgcATGCTTTAGAATAATCTCATTGATTTGCTTCTATGATCTGGATAAGGTCATCATCTTAGCATCTCAGCATAGCATTTCAGACATTGTAGCGCCGCCGACACTGCTGCATTGCCTCGTTGAACTCCTTGCAAACGGAGAGATCACTGCTGTTGTCCTCGGTGCACTTGAGGAACTGCCTCAGCTCGAAGGCACAGGGACCATCCTCCACTAGTTGAGGTTTCGGTACTGATTGCGAAGCTGAAGCTCCCAAGGATCCCTCCTGCGGAGGCTGCTCCTTGGCCGGGGCTGCCTGACCACGTCCCTGGAACATTCCGGTGAGTCCTGCGCCCACAGCGTGGCCCACAGCTGATCCTGCTGCCACGCCAGCCGCCGTGGTGGCCATGTCCTTGAACTTATCTGCCGTGCTAGGACCTTTTGTCTCTGTGGAGGTGGCTGACGAGGCAGCAGGCCCTGCAGCTGGTAGGGATTCCTTCTTGGGCTGCTGCACCGCCGGCAGATCCTTGCTGCTACCACGCGACGGCTTTGTGGCGAAGACATGGCTGCTTCGGCTGCTTTGGCGGCGCATTGATCCGGTGGATCGCGGACTTTCCGAACGTTGGCGGGGCATATCCTTTCGAAAAAGAGCAGACCAATGTGAAGGCTGACTTGCTGAAAGCTGAATTTAGAATGAAATGCTCTGACTTTTGACCTTTCTAGACTCGACTACCACAGCCAACTGTATTATAAAGTTTCCCCAACGGAACACTCGAACTTTGTCCGCTAATTTTTATTACACGGTAGTCGCGGACGCTAATTTCATTGTGCACGACATATGGTTACATATTACATTATATCTGGAGTGCTGGAAATAACTTACTAGTCTCCAATTCTTATATCTTGATTAAGTGTGCCACTTTAGATATTGCATTTATGTTATAAAAAAGATATTTACACAATGTCTATCCTCGAGTGCCACATTAAATCCGCCGCTCCATTGGAATCGTATTCATATAGGCCTTTTGCTCGGGCCTTTCATTACTTTTGACAGCAGCTATATTATAGTTCTCGCGCAAACTTATTGCACACTGGCGAATCTAGATGAATTGGGTGGGAGATATGCGgatttcatttgcattcaCGACGATTCTGGGGGCTGTTTCCCACATATTTTTTGCTGTTTGCAAACAGCCATTTGCTGTTTGCCGATCTGCGACAGCCCAAACTGGCACGCTTTCAATTTGGAACTGCACTTGAGTGTCTCAATGGGCGTGAGTTTGCATAGCTGCGCTGATTGCACTTTGTGTAAATTAGGCGACGCCGGCCGCAGTGCGTATGATTAATATGGGGGCTGCAAGTGGGGGAAGCGGCTCATTTCTGGCCCTCATTTGCATTTCTGGCTGTCGCTCCGAGGCTAATTCTCGGCTCGCAAGTGGCTCTCAAGTGCTTCCCATTACAACCACCTCCGATATCCGACTTTGTATGCATCAATTACCTGCGCCGTTTTCCCCAAAACTGGCTGGCCGTTTGAAAAACACAATTAAAGTCAACACCTGCACACCAACTCGACCATTCATAACTGCATGGAGAATCGGGGAATCTAGAATCGAGAATCGAGAAAGGTGAATGGTGAATGGCGAATGGCCAACATTTCAAATGCGGTAAATTACAGTTAACGATTTTGTAGCACAGCAATTTGCTTTATCTTCAGATGTCTATCTACGGTTTGTAAATGTACTTCCACGTAGCTGCCCCGAACACCGTTTGCTTTGCATGTCGGCCGATGGATTCTATCCGTACATAGTACTACAATACTACACAAAGCCACCTTCTCTGGTCATTGGCCCATAGTGTCCAGTACCATACACTGAGCGAAAGCTTAATAAACTTAGATACATCAAAACTGCAGTTCTGTTTGGCCAAAACCTTAGGCCACTCAGCACTTCACTTACTTCAGGTTCTTAACTATCTTCTACTTCTCTGAAGTCAGAGAACATTGCACTATTTTTCTGCATTGCTATATACACCATGGTGAATGttttttctcgcagtgtgtGCATTTGCGGTTAACAAATGTAGGAACACCGCCATAAAGGTGTTGAAATAACTGCTGCACCGCTCAACCCGGCTCCTTTGTTTGGCTTTCGTTGGCTGCGTTCTTGGCCGATTGTTATGGCGTTTTATGGTTATTGTGTCGGGGGCGCAATGCAAATTGCCGCCACATAATTATGTCGCAGTGGAGGGGAATTTATATAGTATGAAGCGGGAATACGAATAGGCCAGCTTGACCTGCTGCCAACAATGGGAAAATCAGTGCGACTTTGGGGCTTCGGGCATCGGGCTTCAAAGTTTCGCAATTGAACGGAAAGTTGTGGCTTTACACACCTGGACAAGTCCAACTTTTCCATGTCTAATTAGCAAGCGACAGTAACAGTTCCAGCAaactaatttatataaaaactcGCTTTGGCTTGGCAATCAAATAATAGAAAGAGAACTTTTAATTTGCCAACGGCCTGACAACTCACGCAATGGAAACACGGAAAATTCCGGGCGAAAACCGACGAGTGCGAAACAAAAAACTAAAGTTGCTCCGACTTTTACCTCAGTTAAATCAGTTACTAATTGCATCGTCCTCGGCAGGCGATAAGAAAGCAATTTCAATCTACCAACATTGTGGCCATCAGTTCGTAGTTGGGGATTGGTGTCCTTTTTATTCGGTTCGAAACAGGAGGTTATTAAAACGAGAGACAACTATATCCTTAATTAAAAAAGATACCTTTAAGCTCGCCTCTTCTATCTTGAAATTCGAAATCCAATTTGAAATAGATCCGATCCGATTTTGTAtgtatcaaataaataaattgaatgcAGCTGAGGAGCAATGAAAGACAAATCGTTGGTAGGTCCCAACACTTCTGCGCTGAATTGTGAACAGGGTGCAGTATCTTGATTTTCGCCCACCAAAGGGTGTTTTTCCGGAGAACTACTCTACTCCACTTCGCTTTCATCGAGTGTCAGGTTGCAGTTCCTGCTCCTTGACTAATGATCGCGTGCCAATGCAATGGCAATCTGCCATTACAATAGTGCAACTTCACGCACGTATTTCCCTGGGGACAGGCAAACAAATGAATTTAGATTTCGTGGGGCTGGCgctattttttgtattttttttaagtgggCGGAGGGCAGCATTTTGCACCCATTTTTTAAGCTTAACGAAGGGGGGTCGTTGATTGTAGTACATTAGCTGGGACCCCAAAAATTAAGCTGGATATTAATGATTGCGCTCTTGAGAGAAGTCTTCATTGTGTGGGCTCCGCAACTTGATAATGTGCAGATTAAAATTATCGCGGCTCTTTCTGCTGAGTTTTCCACTTTCCCGCTTTATGAAGTGAGCGGCGCGAAAAGTTTCAGTGCTTAAGCAGCCGCAAAAAGaagtttttaatgaaaataaatcatGCGCACACTCGACTGCCTCGAAGGACTttcagaagcagcagcaggaccTATCGCCCGGGAGTAAGCCAAGTCAAGTCGGGCTCCCCGAATGCTAAGTTACCACGCAAGGCGGCCCCAGCGAATTTATGGACTTGCTCCAGTTGACATTCGATATAAATCAGGGAGCTGTAATTAGGTGGCGGGTAAATTGGGCCATATCACGAGAGACAGTTGGCCCAGAACTATCGTTTTGCAGACTGTAGGTGAAAAACAGCCCCCTGAAGGCCTTCGGCAGACAAATCCTCGCACATGCAGTGCCCCTGGCCACAggtgtttatttaattaatttacataaATCAGCTGGCTGCAaaacgcactcacacacatgcacgcGCCTAACTGCCCTTGCATTTAATAAGTAATTAAGTTTAAATAAGCTTATTGGCCCAGCAGCAAGGCCGGGCCTAAAAACTGTTTACACTAATTAAATGACAGAGCTGCAGAGAAAATAAATAGAGTTAAGCCCATATTTGTGTTGCGGTGCGCATacgtggcgtatacgcaatgttgTCGATGAACCTGCACGGATTATTGGCATTAAGTAAGCCAGCCAgataattatgcaaatgccagATTCAGCTTCAGCCATTTTGGAGCTCCACCCTTAAAGCCcagctttttggccaacagcaCAACTAATTGCCGAACGTCGGCTACAAATTCCTCACTCGATTGTCTGCAGAAAACAAATTGCGCctgtcaaataaataatgcatgGTTAAGGCGACGGGGATTCAGGGGGAACATGCAAATAATGGCGTGCTCTTTCTACCTGCAAATCACTTTGAGTTATTGTATTTAGCCTTCAACATTTCCCGGCAAAgtagaataaatattttaaagccTCGCGCCGTCTCACCTGCAAAAGGTGTCCAACAGCCACGCACTTTGGGCGATGATTGATATGGCTTtttgggaaatgggaaatgggagaCGGGCGGCTCCCGGGGGACAATTCCCCTTTTCAAACACAGAAAACGTCGAGTGTCAAAGTTTTTGTGCGCGCTTAGCGCATTTGATGAATTGTTAAAAGAAAATCGCGCGTATGTGTAAACATTCGGGTCTAGAACTCGGAGGGGCTGGAACCTtatgaatgtgtgtgtggaaatCAACTGTACTAGCACCTACTACTACCACCAGACATGGGGGAAAAAGTCTGGCGAAGCTTTTGAAGCCGCCTACGAGCAAATGGCGGAAGCCCAAGcagctgctgatgatgatggcggTCGCTGTCGGTAAACAGAAAGAAATGAGTGGGTAACGTTGAGGGAGCACTGACTGGTTAATACCCTTCGTCACCAAGCATCGaagattaaataaataaattcgacGACTTTGAAGCCCAGCGAGTGTTATTTGAAGGTTGCTAATTGAGTTACTGTACTCTCCCATTCTTCAGGTAAGCACTTTAAATAATTGAATGGACAATTGCCGGCACGCGAGTGGACAAAGGTCTTTCATTACTTTTAATAATTTAGTATTTTAGCAGCTTTAGTCAACCGGAATCAAGTAGATTAAACAGCCAAGTGGAAATTGACGTGACAACTTTTTCGCAGGCTCTTCACTTTTAATCTTAGAATCAGCCCGACCAATACACACACGATTCGCCTGGGCGAATgaatatatgcatatgtggGCTGTCATTGCCTTGAAGAGAGACCGGATCCCCGGGATTCCTGGTATTTGCTCGGATTCTGCGTGGGCACCTAATCCTCGCCAGAGAAGCCACATTTGGCTGGGCGGGAAATGGAGCGACACTATACACATCAAATCATCAATCACATGCTTTGGTGATTCATTGATAAGCCCTCCCCTCGAAGCCCTCAAAGGACTCCGCATGCGGTCCTCGTGGCAATCATGTTAATAATGCCGCAAGATGTCGGCCAGCCATTAGCCTTCGCCATTAGGCCCTCCACTCTCCCCTTTCCATCATCCCATTCTATTTCCCTTTCCCTTCTGACggcaattaatttaaagaGCTTTAAAGCAAGAGAAATGAATTGCAGGGAATGGgactttgtttattttgattttggaaatcaattttgaatttgttgtttatttttgatGTGGTTATCCGGCCAGCAGCCACTGGCGTGTAAACAAATCGAGCGCTTTTTTTGCAGATGCCACGAACAGACAGGCTCTGCTTTTTGTGTGCCTCgcgaaataaatataaaaactatataaaaGGCAAATATTCATGCGGAAAATATACGCATGTATGCTACCTACCCATGAAGCCGCGAATGTGTGTGCCTGCGCCATTAGTGTCACAAGtgtaattgttttttaatcGCATTGATAGCGCCGCGCCAGCAGCAAATTCCACCCACGAAATTATTTCGAGTGTGTGCTAAAACCACTTGAAAAACGTCAAGAGCTTTGAAAGTgacccaaaaaaacaaaaacccgcCAAGAGTGCTTGTGTGCAAGTGGGTGTGCtcataaacaaacaaagacaaaggaaagtGGGTGTTGCGGGCGCGGAAGTGGAAATGTGGAAAGCATTCGACTTCAGCTGTCTACTCGCTCACAAAAACTAAAATGCTGCACACCAAAATGgcgataaaaatttacataatGGCTGAAGGAAACATGAAAGCGAATAGTGGCAAACGTGCAAATGAGGATAGCGCATAAGTGACTGGCAAAGTGACActcggaaaatggaaaacccaGCGGAGTAATGTGGAATATGGAGTGACCCGAGCAGATCGAGGGGAGAGGGGTTAGGTCTAGAATCTAATAAACTAGAAAACTCCTGCTGGGTCCTGCAGAATTAAAGATCCTTTGGCAATTATAGGGGGTGAATATAAATCTGTCATTAAGCTCAACACTTGCTGCTGAGATACTGAGATACAAGATTCAGTCACAGCTTCAGCAATAAAACATATATCCATGTACTTTCTATCCAATTTAGCTCGACTTTTCCATGTGATTTAAGAACCAGTGCAACTGAGACTGCCAAGAAAATCCGTTTGTAATCGAAGTCGCCTCTAATGGCTCCACTTTGCACTGTTCTGCTAATGGTTCCTCCTCTTAGTTCCTTGGCTTTTGTGCTCAAGGCAGGGACTGTTGCAAATGCATTACATCAGTTTGGCCCGGGGCCCGCAGCCCGACTTATAAATCCTTGTACATCCTGTGCATACATAGAGCCCATGGAGCATGTAGAGCAGGTCCTGGGGCCGGATTTTAATAAGCAAGATGACGAGGAGATGAACACAACGACTGCCATCAGGGCAGAACGTGCCACGAGCACCACAATGTAAGATTTGataaaaagccataaaaagcAGAGCTGGCAAAACTTAAGGCCAAGactataaaataataatgaagtCAATTTCAATGATGTTGCtgtggccaaaacaacaaagcttAACTCGATCCGGCCCCTGACCCTGGAAAACGTTTcgttatattgttattattgctgCTCTGGACAGCAAAGGGCAAGCTGGggaaaaaaccaacaaaccgGCCAaccagcaaacaaacaaaacaaaagcctcACGTCACATCATTTCCTGCAGCGATTTTCGTGTCTTGCCTTTGACGTTCCCTTAAAATTCTCCTCTTTTATGGCAATTAGCTTATGATTTTCATTGTTATGGCCGATACAAGCCAGCCACCCCTAGTTTATTTAATGGTACACGTATGTAATTTATGCGGACAAAAAGTAAACAACTTGTCATTAAATGGGTAATGGACTGGCTAGCTGGCAAAAAGGGAGAAGCGTCGAAAAGTTGTTCTGCAAGTATTGCCTAAGCTGTCGTTTCCTCAGATTGCTTTTCCTGGCGCTTCCACTGAATTCAGCAAACTTTTGGCGGGCCCACTTAAAACTTGACCACTTAAAAGTTTCTCGGAATGCATAATACCGTTTAAAAACCTCCAGCCCCACCTGGTACCTAGCTCCAGTACATTCCGCTGGACACAACGAGCTGCCAGTCCATTAACAACTGTCTTGTAGCGCTCAATTACAATAACTAATTCGCAGCTAATCCGGTAGCATGTTTCCGCTCCAAATGGTCAGTGTTTTCGTAGGTAAAAAGGGAAATGGGAGGCAGAAAGGGGAAACGGGAAGCACTGCTCTTTTTGCACACCTTTTGGGCCAAATCAAAACACACTCCTTGAGTGCGTAAGCGTGTTAGTGTCAAGCGGCTTATCTATTATCATTTCGTTGAATTTTGAATGGCCTGGGCGAGAGCAGGGCAAGCCTTTGTCTGTCCTTCGTGTGGGGCTTCATTACGCTTGATTTCTTGGGCCCCAACATGCACACAGCCACCCATTTGACGAGCAAACGGCAAAATAGCCCTTTGTTCGTCCTTCGTTGGCAAGGAGCAACTCTTCGGCTTCCGCGTCCTGGCGTTATAATGCCATGGTCCTGGCCGAAGTCATATGAGTGCTGCACTGAGGCGAAAATGTTATCGAGCACGCACTAAGTAGATGCATGGCTTCTTCACAGGGAAAACATTTCTGCTCAGTGCACATAGCCAAACAATAAGTCTGAGGAAGGCGTTCCTTCGTCACTCGCCAGGACGGACATTCGGGCAGCGTGCCGACGACAGGATGTGGTCACAGGATGCGAGCAGTGTGCCCAAGGACTTGGAGCTGCAGTCGAGTGACCAACCCATGACTGACACCACAGTAAA is part of the Drosophila sechellia strain sech25 chromosome 3R, ASM438219v1, whole genome shotgun sequence genome and encodes:
- the LOC6612934 gene encoding coiled-coil-helix-coiled-coil-helix domain-containing protein 10, mitochondrial, whose amino-acid sequence is MSRKRRSFSVSAGRSNYMPVLVPAVKSSEMVFKEAAAHAAGVAAGSAVGHAIGSGITGLLRRGDQQPRHSDLVEEGPCAKEMKQFLKCIEENYDLSVCKEFNDAVRRCHRQNNI
- the LOC6612935 gene encoding coiled-coil-helix-coiled-coil-helix domain-containing protein 2, producing MPRQRSESPRSTGSMRRQSSRSSHVFATKPSRGSSKDLPAVQQPKKESLPAAGPAASSATSTETKGPSTADKFKDMATTAAGVAAGSAVGHAVGAGLTGMFQGRGQAAPAKEQPPQEGSLGASASQSVPKPQLVEDGPCAFELRQFLKCTEDNSSDLSVCKEFNEAMQQCRRRYNV